A stretch of DNA from Endozoicomonas sp. 8E:
TAGAAGATAAACCCGATATCGGTGGCTTCGTAATCTGCCATGTATCCTTCCCTGGAGCGGACCTTCGCCAGCGCTTTTATTTTGCCTTCCAGATCTTTATGGCTATCGAGTGCCTCATGGTATTGCCGGGCTGTTTCTTTCGAGCGATGTTCTATCAGTTCATCCAAGCCCTGTTCACCAAATACATTCTTGATGGAAATCAGCATGTCTACCGTAAGCTGATCATGACGATCAGGAAAGTGTGACTGCGACTTTTCCGTCAGCTGCCAGAGCTTCTTGGGGCGACCGACCCCTTTACTAACTTCCTCACTGGATACCAGGCCTTCTTTCTCCATTCTTTCGAGATGTTGTCT
This window harbors:
- a CDS encoding metalloregulator ArsR/SmtB family transcription factor, which translates into the protein MKSEKAQNKILQLLKKEGAKTAVELGKTLDITSMGARQHLERMEKEGLVSSEEVSKGVGRPKKLWQLTEKSQSHFPDRHDQLTVDMLISIKNVFGEQGLDELIEHRSKETARQYHEALDSHKDLEGKIKALAKVRSREGYMADYEATDIGFIFYENHCPICSAAKACQGFCQSELEVFAELFEGIARVERLEHILQGARRCAYSIILIS